The sequence TTTATACGGTCATATAGTGGACCCGTACCTGCGATCTTCAAATAGACCGGTTCGGACATCACTGTTTTAACTGCCTTTATCATATTTATTATGTTCTTCTCCGGCGATAATCGTCCCAGATAGCCGATATATATGCCCCTCTTACGCTTCTTACGCTTCTTATCCTCAATATCGCTATCACGCGGACGGAAATAATTTATATCCACGCCATTTGGTATAACCACCGTCTCTGTCTCGATGCAATACCGTTGAATATCTGCTGCTATCTCCGAACTTACGGATATGAACTTCTTTGAACGCCCCTCGTATAAAGATGCAAGTGTTGCAATGAGCGCCTTTGCAAATTCACCCTCAAAATTGTTACCCGCCGGGATATGAAATGTATTGATGATATTACAGTCGGAGCATATAGAAGAGAAAGGTAGCAGGAATTCTGAGAATGTAGCGGCGTGATGTATGTGCAGGATATCACAATCCTCCACCTCCTTCTTTATCTTACCCAGTGAGAAGTCAAATCCGTAAGAAATCCCGCCTGAGGGATTACCAAGCATGAAGGAGCCGAGTGCATACTGGTTTATCAGCTTCACTTCAACTCCCATCTGCATAAACACTCTCGTTAGTGCCTCTACATGGGTTCTTATACCGCCGTTTACACTTCTATAATAAAACGCTATCTTCATCTCTTACCTTACGTTCTCTATTTACCGTAGAGCGTATATAAAAATTTTACTATTCTGGGCTTCATCCCAAAAGTCAACGTAGACCAAGATAACATCCTTCGGATTATCTCAGACGGGAGTAAACAATTTCTTGTTGAAGG comes from Methanophagales archaeon and encodes:
- a CDS encoding glycosyltransferase family 4 protein, translating into MKIAFYYRSVNGGIRTHVEALTRVFMQMGVEVKLINQYALGSFMLGNPSGGISYGFDFSLGKIKKEVEDCDILHIHHAATFSEFLLPFSSICSDCNIINTFHIPAGNNFEGEFAKALIATLASLYEGRSKKFISVSSEIAADIQRYCIETETVVIPNGVDINYFRPRDSDIEDKKRKKRKRGIYIGYLGRLSPEKNIINMIKAVKTVMSEPVYLKIAGTGPLYDRIKRLEDERIKVLGYVDDAASFYRGLDIFILPSKLEAQPIALLEAMASGLPVIATDVSDNKYYVHGNGILCGTTVKEIGAAIEEMLHSDLEKMGKESRRIVEQGYSWDKIATRTLEVYKTIV